The nucleotide window CAACTTAACAAGCCATATACCTCCGCAATGTGTTGGGTTAGTAAACAAGCATAAAAAATGGTTCAGAAATGTGAAAAGTCAAATTCCATCAAGCATAGGTAATGTAAAGTTCACATTTAATTAAAAAGCGCGGAGGATTATGTGTGACATTTAAATACTTCTCTGCTCACAAGACCTGCACAACATTGGGCCTGACATTAGTGGAAGGCAATGCCAGACCAACGTGaactatttttcatttaaagGTATAAAAATCAGTGGGGGCTATTTATCAAGGCGCTGACAGCTTTACGCTGCCTAATTGTCAGATGTCCCTGTGACTTCTATGGTAGCTTACTGATAATTGTGACATTAACCGCCTACCACCCAGCACACGTTACTGCATTCAATGTTAAAGGACAATtagttttaaaagggttatcctaaGATTTAAAGTtattatcacctatccacaggacaggcgATAACTAGCTGATCCATAGGGGTTAAACCTCTGGAACCCCCCACTAATCACGAGAACGACATACAGAAGATTAGTGCTGGGCAATGTTTGGAAATCCCACTGAGAGTGAATAGAAGGTTGGGTGAGCACTGCCACTCCATAGAATTAGGAGATCTCGTGAAGGATAAAAGTGGTCACTCCTGAAACGATCAGCACGTTTTCACTTTTTCTGtgaatggctaggttcacacgtcgtctttttttggccgttcgaCGGCAGTAtttttggacgtccgtcattttcaggtcaaataacatccgttataaTTGACTTTATTTCACCTCAAAATGACAAATGTccaaaaaaaagacgttgtgtgaccCTAGCCCAATAGGTGATAACTttaaatcttgggataacccttttAGCTCCTGTCCAAGGCTCAGCCAAATTAGATCAGTGTGAGAATGAGAggagttaaaagggtattccggaGTTACTTGAAAGCAAGCTGCAGCCGCATTACATACAAAGCAACAGCAACACTAAAACTGCATCCTCagcatgtatacttacctgtctgtcacATCTTTGCTCCCTAGGTGCTCCTTCTCACTGCAGCACGAGTGGCTGTGGCTCCAGAAGCAGCCCCTGTGGGTAGCAGACTACAGTTCTCATCATGCATCGCTGATGTCCAATCCAGGCTGCTCTCTACGGTATTCCCTTGACTGCTGAGCAAGTCTCCACGCTATTGTGCCCTTTCTTTTTTGCTGCTGAGTCGAGTTgaaactgagcatgtgcgaccagcaAGCTGAActaaaggccataacacttggcAACAAGCTATGTACATCCCATTTTGGGCCAGTAAATGGTAAGGGATTATATGGGAAGCCAATAAAAATACTAATTTTGCCAAATATTTAGGTTTCTTAGAAGTTTTGaataccggaatacccctttaagtcagaagATATGGTAGGTTGTTTCCTGAACTGGCTGATACAGTACCATGCACAGGTTCTACAGAGAGTCGACAAAATAAAGATGATGGTTTGCCAACATTTCACAAATAATTTTCTCAAACCAGTTTACCAATTGTCGCATAAAAGTGACAGCTGTTGCCATTATGGATGTCTGGGGAATCGAGGAACTCAGCGATTCTTTAGTTCTTTAGCAAATTTCCACATCAGGTTTTCACAGGTTGACAAATTTCAGGTGACAATGGCTTCCGCATAAAAGCAATGAGTCACACAACATGTGCTCATTCTAGCTACTATACTAAAAAGTATCACTCGCTACAAGGTTTACATAGCAATACTGAAAAAAATGTTGGGCATGAGTCACAGCATTTACATGAACTATAAATtggtacaaaaaaaatatttggtttAACTACATtgcttgaagggaacctgtcactatgaaAATGCTAACTAagccagcatcatgttatagagcagaagaagctgagcagattgatatatatctttatagtttGTAGTTTATTGATTGGAATATcttatgtttccatgctaaagagtccagtttattgagtgacaccgcccactggactctttaaaccagaatgagcagggatttcactccacaagttacaagttatgctgaatattttcccacaaagatatatatcaatctgctcagctcttcctgctctataacatgatggcggtAGGTTACATAGCACTGTCTTGGTGACTGATTCACTTAAAGTAAAAAAGTTAAGAACATTTGGAAATTccagtcattagaaaaaaaaaacaaagacatgtgaaaagttttgatcaatcagGAATTTGAACCAGGAGAAGTGTGCGCTGCTGTGCGTTCCTCTCCCCGTTCTGTGTCCATCCAACCTGGACAGCACTTGGATTTATAATGTGGGGCAGCCCAGGTCACATACAGTCGGGAGACATGGCATTGAGCACGGACCTCTCTCAGCCCGTTCTCCTGCTTAGTCGCCATCTGAACCCCAAGACCAGAAactggtcaaaacttttgacatgtatttTTCTAACAATAGGTGAAAGTTGAGAGACCCACTTTTGCCGGGCACCTGTCAAATATTAATTGGCCTAAAATATTCGAACTGTTTCTACTTATAACCATAGGTTCTTTGACCAGTCAGCAGATTTCTAGGCTTGACAAAATTaacctaaaaatataaaaattctaAATCCATGCACGTTCCAACAAACTCACCCTTTTCAGGTTGGCAGCCGCCTGTCCGGAGCGTATGGCAGCCATGATATCCTGGCGGAGCTGTTCTGGGTCAGAACTTTGAAAAGATACTGAGggctttttttcaggaataggagGAGGGCTATGCACTCTGTATTTTAGTTGAGGGTTAGTTAGTGTCTACAAAACAAAAAGTTCTTACAGTGACAACAGTCTGCGGGTTAAACAGATTAATTACAAACCTTACATAAGACACAAGTGTATCATTACAATGATTAATCAAAACACACATGAATGGGTAATTTCCAATTTATTCCCAACCTAAACCCTTTATATATCTTTACTGGAGATGAGTACAACACAAGCATATTATAAGATGTATCCataactccctagggctgcacccaacttcttcagccaagtaATCAAGTGCTGAATGATCGAACTCTAGCatactcaagttgcgctcatctttaaTCTTCACCTCTAGAACACCTTTACATGAATCTAGAAATTCCGGATGATACTGGTTCACGGTGCACTAAAACAATCTCCTAGGTCAATATAGGCGCTGCCTAAGCCTGCTCTATATATCTATGCAATAGCTACTCTCAGAAGAGAagccaaaaataaacaaaaaaaaacttgtacaAAACATTGTGCTCTTAGATCCCTGTGTACACTACCTGTTTAGAGCAGGAGCTCTTCCCTATATAACCCAGTTGCTCATACAGCAGATCTCTTCTTTCTAATTTACCAGCACAAAAAGGATCATTGCCgttagtgttgagtgaacctgtcaaaaagtttgggttcagaaaCATAATTCGAGCCCAaatactcagcatttgattctcaaaagtttgatgccgccctaggtagtcctggaaaacatggatacagaatgttttcctagcagccctagggtggcatcaatCTTCTGCAGTCGCGGAGAATCGAATGCCAAGTGTTCGGGTCATGGTAATTGATTACACAAGATATTTCCAACTAACCTCTACCCCCTaatattgcaaaaaaaatctGCTTAAATCAGTTGGGTAAATAGGAGTAGGGGGTCAATTCTTTGAGTtaatagttaattttttttttcccccattgacAATTAATGAGAATTAACATTAATACATATTTGCAAACTGATTAGTTTCAATACACTCCATTAATAGCACAGAATATTATTACAAATATATAGCAGTGTTAGGCATTCACTTTTgggtttttattctatttttaacACACTTCTAAACGTATAAATAATAGTTCCACATATATGGATACGGTTCACCTTCCTACCACCAAAAAGAATACAATTTAGTGCTCTATAACCTATACACAAGGTTGTTGATACCGCATCTATTGCGGAGGATACTAATGTTGCACTTGAAAAGGTGTCTCGTGAACTACCAGACATCTCCAATTCTTCTACTTAGCAAAGTAGGTGCCCACTAAGACATTGCCCGATTTCAAGAACACCTGACTGCTATCAAATATATCACTTaaacatgtatattatataataaggAATATAAGACAGCCACAGCTCCACTGAAGACAACGTGGCCCTTAGTATATGGCCAGGACCCTTCCAGATTGGCCCAAAGGGTGTAACTATAAAGGGTACAGAGGTGGCAGTTACAAGAGGACCCAGGTGTCTGAGGGGGCCCCACTGCACATCTGTCCCATAAGATAGCTATATGGGACTATGGAGTTTGAATATGGGCCCAGATGCTACAAGTTACACCTCTCAGTGTATTTTTGTTAATCAAACCCTTCAAAGTGATATCATTTACCTTCAATAAGATATACTCTTGAGAACATTTAATGTAGACATTACCTCATCCTCGATCTCCTCCTGTGGAATGGCTGAGAATACTAGAGAATCCTTTTTGGTTTCGCTCGGAGAAGTAACTGAAGACCAACCGATGGGAGCATCCATGCTTGAAGGGGATTTGGTAGGTGAGGTGCCCGAAGTGAACGACTGAGACCGTTTAACCATTGAGGTTACAGAACTAGAGTGCGAACTTAGAAAAGGTCTTGGCGTGACAAAGTTGCTTAATTTTGGGAGAGTTAATGGTGGGTTCTGACTAGTAGGAGAGATTGAAGATTGCACAGTTTTGGTAGATGATGTAGAAGAAACTATTTCAGGCCTCCACTCATTTTCTACAATCAAAGATGGCTTCTCAGCAAATGTGACCTCACGCACCACATTCCTGGTTTCCAAAAGTTTTTGCTCCAATATTGAAACATCAGGCCTTTTTTCTTGCCATGACTCAACCACTCGAGGTTGATAAAAAAGTTCATCTGACAGTTCTCTTTGTATAGAATCTTTTTCAGTGGAAACTTGCGATACAGTGACATGGTTGATGAGTTCTGACTGAGTTTCAGAAATGGTCTGAAGACTACCATTCTTAATATCAGTATACGTTCCTGGTAATGGTGGTTTGTCTTCTGGTAATTTATCCTCCAACTTAGAAGGAAAATTTAATACATTCACTCTAGTAGGCAGAGTTCTTACGGTTATCTGAGAAGCCTCATTTCCCAAGTCCTTAATTTTAACAGTACTGTTTGAAGGGTTAACAGAAGTTTTTGCCTTGGCGATAGCAGATGTCACATACATGCTCGAAGCTCTCCTCTGCATCTGTAGATAGAAAGAACTTGGACCTTTCACCGGACTTGTTGGTTTTGGCTTTGGTTTGACCTCGGGAGGAGATGTTTTATCTGATGTAAGAACAGGAGCTGAGGATAAACTTCTTGAAAGTGCAAAATGTTCTTTCCTTTGGTCAGCAGTAGTCTTAGAAACCATACTCAGTGTGTTGACGTTTGACCCTCGAGAGGACAGATCCCCATTTTTCACCACCGGCGGTGGTTCACTCTTTTCATGAGACAGGTTATAATGAAAGGCCATGTTGCTATTTGGAACAGCATGACTTGGCTCTTCTTCATCTACATACCTTTCTACATCGAACGATCTTTGAGGGATAATTTTGTAAGTAGTCATTCCAACCTTGGGGAGATAGTCCCTTGTGACCTCATTGGAAGGCTTAGGCTTGGTATCTGAATGTTGACGATAAAAATGAAATGTTTTTGATTGGGAACTTTCAACCATATTCTCCTGGACATTTACCGTCTGTGTTTCGACACTTTCCCTCACATTGTTGACTAGTTCATGTTTATATTGCTGCTCAGAGAGTTGTGCCACATTACTTCCATGACCATTGAGTTCATGTTGGACTCTGTCTGTGAAAGTATTACCCTGAGAATGTGTGATTTCCTTGTCCATGGTCGTCTCCACATCACTGTCGAAATTAACTGTCTGAACTGCGGAGTCCTGCATTTTTCCCTTTTCTATAATGGACTGCTTCAGCTCTGTATCCACTGTGGTTTCCGTCAGATTGATGTAGCCACTGTCTTCAGTAACAGCAGCTGTAGTCTCAGTAGACTTCACAAACGGCAGCGTCTGAGACGCCtcttctgctactactactactactttattTTCAAATACGTGATGGCTCTCCAGTTCGCTGGTTGGTGTAGATGTCCTATTTTCACTTTCacctgaagacaaaaaaaaataagacttAAATGGAATTATATGGACTGTGAATTTGCCTAGGGGTTTAGATTGGTTGTACACTATCTTTTTATTGGTTGTTGGGTTAGACTGGGATCACATgacatttttgcagtccgtttaacgtatatgttttatgaaaaaaaaaaaaatggattaaaaacggatgcaaaaactggtgtaattgtgtgcaatccatttggatccatttttccattgacttccatttttttaaaaaaaggatcaaaaggaaggtgtttttttttagtgtacaaaaAAGTGGCTGATcacttttttgtgtacgctaagaaaacggatgtgttttgatcagttttttataatgtaagtcaatggaaaaacggatggatgcaaaatggatgcacacagcgtttttgcagttctttttttttcatccatttatacaaagaatggatgaaaaaaactaattgcaaaaacgctgtgtaaacccagccttactgggGGGGTTTTATTATCACAAAATTCTAATAAAGTTAGCTAATGATAGTTGGAAGAGGATTGGGAATGGGGGGAAAAGAGTTCTTTTCTTAGGGTAGAGAGCTGGCTAGCTAGAGAGATGCTTTTGCCACAGACCAAGTTTGGGTGCCTGTGCCTCAACGAAGAGACCCAGCTAGTATATGGCAACGTATTTTTAGGCAACTCTTCATaggaaaaaaaatttgttttcatatgctgctgcccatagtgagattaacaatttattctatacttgttattatccagtctccttcccccagttctcacctgctgctttctgctgaagaacataaactgtgtatgagcttttctctccgtctccccctcccgcctgataaacaagtccctatctgcaactttgtcgcAACTCTGTAATGCCATGattaattacagtgagttcatcagcaacttgacctcagtttaaccctctcagcattaaagggaggggggaggagggggagacagagagaacagctcacacacagatttttgtgttttcagcagaaagcagcagctcagaacttagtgaaggagactgaatagataataacaagtatggaatgaatttcttagtctcaccatgggcagcaacatataaaaagttaggtGCTAACTAGATCCTAACAGAGAAATCGGACACGAGTTTTACAGCTTTTGGATCAAAATCGCTTTCAAACCAGACAGGAATTGCTGCAGTCAGTGAATGAGGGTCCTTCCCAACCTGTTAGAGAGCAAACATTGCGACGGGTTATCAAGGCCAGAGGTGGAGTCACACAATATTACATGACGATTTTCATGATTTTCTTTAGGGGCGACTCATTCTTTTGTCCGGTGAGCTTATACCATTTACTTCCTAACAATTTATACAGTCCCTTATTTCGCACTATATTTGTCGTGCTGTTGGAACTTTTACCACATGCGGAGGGAAGAAGAAAACAAAGCCAGAATCCAATTTTCCATAAGTCACCAGAGGGGCGTCAAAGGCGGCTCTCTAGTCATGCATATTGTACACAGCACATGGAAAGAACATCTCGGAACGTTTACATAACTCATGTGAAAAACGTCAACTCCGAGACCTAGAAGAACGACTCTTTTCCTCACATTTTATATGAGACTATAGAGGCTAGTAAGGGTTACTCGTGGATTACAGAAAACTGGACCCATGCTAGACACGGCTTCCCCTAGTTACACCAATCTGCCCCACAAGCAAATGTTTCCTCACAGTCAAGATCCAATGTAAACTGCTTAGTAACGGACACTAAATCCAATTGTGTTAACTGGGGTGACATGAGGCCAGAGCTGAAATCatccactatactgtacagtgtacTATACGGTATGTGATATCATCCTGCGCTGTACACTCACCAATTTTCTCGTATTCCAGTGTTGTGTTTTCAGTTGCAGCTTCATCTTTTATAAATAGACTTGACCTGTAAGACAttggaatattaaaaagaaaaacaaaaaaagaaaacttaaCATTTTCTAATTAAAGACAATGGGGTAGGGGGGGCTTTCAGCTCTTTGCTCCATAGAGAATGTAGCCGCGGCGTGCATGCAGAGTCTTCAGCACTATTCAGATTTGGTGGCGATTTTAGGGTCCCCACTCCTAAGATGGGGGCCCCGTGATATCCTAGTTATGTCCTATTCTGTCCATACTGTGCACTTGAATAAGcaatgtgtaatgcttcatttccccaTGGGGTGGTACTGCAGCGAAAAGCAACAAAAGTTAACCCGTAGATTGGTAGGGGTCTCAGTAGTAAGGCACTTAGCGGAAAATGGACACAATTGGGAACCTATCAGTTATTCTTTGAACAAAAATCATTTGAAGTGCCCGTTTTCTctcatattaaaggacaactccggcgaaaattttttttgccttatttaacacacattacaaagttatataactttgtaatgtggttaaatacccggtctggcccccttcccccactttacgaatcccgaccccccaccccggaagttaaagaatgtatacattacctattaaggtcgtcacggtcctcttctcccgggcggcatctggtgacgggtgacgtcagagctggggggcggtccgggtcttcttcctcttcggcatcttcattgagagtgaatgggagagaaaaggctgctggtgcacatgcgcaccagcagcctattcattggctggagcgcatcacatggcttccagcttgctcagccctgattggctgagcttgctggaagccatgtgatgcgctccagccaatgaaaaggctgccggtgcgtaagcgcactggcagccttttctctctcatggacccggaagcaagagacatcgctggacggcagacgcaggtgacggtgaggcggacggcgggcgaatggagtggcgatcgtcaccggagggatggtgagtatggtgtctgtgttttgtttttttttgggggggggggggggggggggtcccgccggagttgtcctttaaggggcaAAATGTCCTCTAGAGGCCTCCAAGCTGGATAAGTGTCCTTCTGCTAACCCTGTATATCATAGCTGACCATGTCAGGTTGTACTTATCAGAAAAGCTGGActtcggctaggttcacactgcgttttttcaacccgttttttttttccatcagttttttgcaaaaagcggaagaaaaaaacggatgcatttgcgtgcatctgtttttccattgacttccattattaaaaaaacggatccgtttttttttttgatggacacaaaagtagtgttgacactacttttgtgtttttgtgtccgtcaaaaaaaactgatcctttttttataatgaaagtcaatggaaaaatggatcaaaacggatgtacacaaatacatcagtttttttcatccgtttttgcaaaaaacggattgcaaaaacgcagtgtgaacctagccttaccagaaAAGCTGGATAAAAATACAAATGACTAAAACAACAGCTCCTACAGACTTGGCACACAGCATCCCCCGCCTACCCAATGGCAAATCAGACTATGAGAGCATAATGGATGTATTACTAAAGATGGCGCATAGTGTGATGCTGGCTATATtcagggtcacccagctttctcagtcaCACGCTCCAttatactaaggctgggttcacactgcgttttgcagtctgtttaacatatgCGTTTTATGTGGGGGAAAACGGAGGCAAAAACAGATTCAATTGTGTGCCATGCGTTTGGacccgtttttccactgacttcaattatttaaaaaaaaaaaaaaaaggattttttttagcgtacacaaaaacgtggttgactgtTTTCTGTACGATAAAAGTAAAAACGGACTTGTTGTACAGATAGCAAAAGTGCAGTGTGAAGCCGGCCTAACCTGGCAAGGGAGGTGTCATGTATGTTCTTCTGTACAGGTGTAATTATTCCTTATGATACCACCATACGTACGTTCCATTTGCAGTTATATCGTCCTGGGTGATCTTAGAGATCTCCTCCACATCAGAAAGAAGGGAAGAATTGTGTGTGTCGGACGCCGCGCTCTTATCGACTTCTGCACTTCTGCTATCTGGATGTTCCTCGGTAGACGATAAACTCATTTCTTCCTTGGTAGAGCCATTGACATTTTCCTTAGAGATGGAATCAGCTTCTTTATGGACAGAGACGCTCGATGCCGCCTTCTCCTCAATCTCTCGCAACTCTGGTTCTGAGATAAAATGCAATGAAATCATCAGAATGTAAGAACCGCTAGGTGTACGCTTATACCAAGGGACGTTGTAGTGTCCTTTATATGAGAATTTGGTACAAAGGCTATACATGGTGATCACCTGACAGATCTCATTGTACCGGAACACTACAATAAAGAGCAACAATTATATGCAAATGTATAACTTGTAAGGTGGAAACAATACCAAAACTGAGTAGTATATAAGCCAAtgcaaaataaaattttaaaaaaggcgCTTTTAAATGCACCCATACACCTGACCAAGTCAGTTGGTCCTGCTGgctgtataaagtatatggtGACCTGAGGAGAGAAGGATCAGAAATGTTGGATTTTTActgcccaacccttttgttctgggagagagaaGCTGTGTGCCTGAACATTTCGCCGTGCTGAAGGTTCAGGAGAGTTAAATGTTGGCCAAATGTTAAATTTAAGAGTATGGTCAGCTTAACACGATTTATGTAAAGAAACATTTTCTTCGATAAAACTTTTGCTCAGTTTCTGCTCTATAGCCTCTTTGTTTTTTTACGTATAGTGTTGTCTTATTCACAGTTAAGTTCTGTCACATTCCTGAACAATCTGATGACCACAGTAAAGCGCTTTACAGAACTTCGTAGTGACTGATACTGCAGCCAGTACTATATCTGACCACAAGGAGGCAGAAGAAGAAAAACCGAGCAAAAATTTTAACAACTTTTAATAAACATTCAGCGGTGTCCATCGCCTTTAGTGTCAGCCATTTCATGAGATTGGTGTTTTACCACTAAACTGTATTCAagtgtgtctatctatctatctatggagaTGATTGACAACTTGACTACAAGATACCAGTATGTCTGTGCACTCAAACATAGATTGGTGATAGTTGAAGATGATATCATATAGAGAAAGATATCAACTGCACACGATACAACTTCTGTGTATTTaatttgcaatcttttttttgttgtttttatttatgcAGCTTCCAACACCGGTAAGTATTAAACTACAAACAGCATTTTCAGTATACAGTACCATATTACTGCTTCAGTCAGGTAAGACCTTTATTAACAGGGTATACTATATGCAGCAAGAAGGGAAAACAGTGTTGTGCGCTATCAGGGATATGCTCTGTTTGTTAGGTTTTTTTCCCAAGAATtataaatattttaaatataataTTTGAAGCATTGTAAATTTTCAGGAAATGGCTTCACCACCTGAACTGCTGCAGGAACAAACAGAAATGTGATATACAGAGAATATGCAAACAGTAAAAGAAGGACCATGTATAGGGGCAGGATATATGACTATCTTTGAGGACATGTGATCACCTTTGCAAGTTGTGtaaaagacttttatta belongs to Dendropsophus ebraccatus isolate aDenEbr1 chromosome 9, aDenEbr1.pat, whole genome shotgun sequence and includes:
- the COBLL1 gene encoding cordon-bleu protein-like 1 isoform X4 encodes the protein MEDSGSWSENSSQDASLPPSGKKAKGKAPLPPGEARYSDSLPTLELADAVQHNMDQKENIDQDIQLKVLLPGDRHATTIIHGSKPMMDLLVYLCGQYHLNPSTYTIDVISADKTQLKYKPNTPIGMLDVERVVLKSKVDEKNKKPGPTMPEQTVRVVINYRKTQKTVMRVSPFIPLQDLLPSICDKCEFEPQSTVLLQDYQSQKPLDITKSLNDLGLRELYAMDHSKATSPTEIRPSPLQESFQNIEIKQNDDKGFFNFFRRSTKKKRDQTSSAPATPMLNNKPRPQNVVRANTVTKTYDTNTLPSDGPKKRRAPLPPMYPPQNSSSDIHRGQIRTKSCVVKSVSVEESEKAFTGIDRSRTGSFQHSVTSSFNSSLRRTKRKAPLPPSPPPQAPLEISEDHSNVTEVSEERIHVKASDDYNVQETSPTEPELREIEEKAASSVSVHKEADSISKENVNGSTKEEMSLSSTEEHPDSRSAEVDKSAASDTHNSSLLSDVEEISKITQDDITANGTSSLFIKDEAATENTTLEYEKIGESENRTSTPTSELESHHVFENKVVVVVAEEASQTLPFVKSTETTAAVTEDSGYINLTETTVDTELKQSIIEKGKMQDSAVQTVNFDSDVETTMDKEITHSQGNTFTDRVQHELNGHGSNVAQLSEQQYKHELVNNVRESVETQTVNVQENMVESSQSKTFHFYRQHSDTKPKPSNEVTRDYLPKVGMTTYKIIPQRSFDVERYVDEEEPSHAVPNSNMAFHYNLSHEKSEPPPVVKNGDLSSRGSNVNTLSMVSKTTADQRKEHFALSRSLSSAPVLTSDKTSPPEVKPKPKPTSPVKGPSSFYLQMQRRASSMYVTSAIAKAKTSVNPSNSTVKIKDLGNEASQITVRTLPTRVNVLNFPSKLEDKLPEDKPPLPGTYTDIKNGSLQTISETQSELINHVTVSQVSTEKDSIQRELSDELFYQPRVVESWQEKRPDVSILEQKLLETRNVVREVTFAEKPSLIVENEWRPEIVSSTSSTKTVQSSISPTSQNPPLTLPKLSNFVTPRPFLSSHSSSVTSMVKRSQSFTSGTSPTKSPSSMDAPIGWSSVTSPSETKKDSLVFSAIPQEEIEDETLTNPQLKYRVHSPPPIPEKKPSVSFQSSDPEQLRQDIMAAIRSGQAAANLKRGLLLEPQPLVLQ
- the COBLL1 gene encoding cordon-bleu protein-like 1 isoform X3 — protein: MVGEAGVLGDHMGRKKAKGKAPLPPGEARYSDSLPTLELADAVQHNMDQKENIDQDIQLKVLLPGDRHATTIIHGSKPMMDLLVYLCGQYHLNPSTYTIDVISADKTQLKYKPNTPIGMLDVERVVLKSKVDEKNKKPGPTMPEQTVRVVINYRKTQKTVMRVSPFIPLQDLLPSICDKCEFEPQSTVLLQDYQSQKPLDITKSLNDLGLRELYAMDHSKATSPTEIRPSPLQESFQNIEIKQNDDKGFFNFFRRSTKKKRDQTSSAPATPMLNNKPRPQNVVRANTVTKTYDTNTLPSDGPKKRRAPLPPMYPPQNSSSDIHRGQIRTKSCVVKSVSVEESEKAFTGIDRSRTGSFQHSVTSSFNSSLRRTKRKAPLPPSPPPQAPLEISEDHSNVTEVSEERIHVKASDDYNVQETSPTEPELREIEEKAASSVSVHKEADSISKENVNGSTKEEMSLSSTEEHPDSRSAEVDKSAASDTHNSSLLSDVEEISKITQDDITANGTSSLFIKDEAATENTTLEYEKIGESENRTSTPTSELESHHVFENKVVVVVAEEASQTLPFVKSTETTAAVTEDSGYINLTETTVDTELKQSIIEKGKMQDSAVQTVNFDSDVETTMDKEITHSQGNTFTDRVQHELNGHGSNVAQLSEQQYKHELVNNVRESVETQTVNVQENMVESSQSKTFHFYRQHSDTKPKPSNEVTRDYLPKVGMTTYKIIPQRSFDVERYVDEEEPSHAVPNSNMAFHYNLSHEKSEPPPVVKNGDLSSRGSNVNTLSMVSKTTADQRKEHFALSRSLSSAPVLTSDKTSPPEVKPKPKPTSPVKGPSSFYLQMQRRASSMYVTSAIAKAKTSVNPSNSTVKIKDLGNEASQITVRTLPTRVNVLNFPSKLEDKLPEDKPPLPGTYTDIKNGSLQTISETQSELINHVTVSQVSTEKDSIQRELSDELFYQPRVVESWQEKRPDVSILEQKLLETRNVVREVTFAEKPSLIVENEWRPEIVSSTSSTKTVQSSISPTSQNPPLTLPKLSNFVTPRPFLSSHSSSVTSMVKRSQSFTSGTSPTKSPSSMDAPIGWSSVTSPSETKKDSLVFSAIPQEEIEDETLTNPQLKYRVHSPPPIPEKKPSVSFQSSDPEQLRQDIMAAIRSGQAAANLKRITIRSNTISINGKSRLSHPVFSETLPED
- the COBLL1 gene encoding cordon-bleu protein-like 1 isoform X1; its protein translation is MEDSGSWSENSSQDASLPPSGKKAKGKAPLPPGEARYSDSLPTLELADAVQHNMDQKENIDQDIQLKVLLPGDRHATTIIHGSKPMMDLLVYLCGQYHLNPSTYTIDVISADKTQLKYKPNTPIGMLDVERVVLKSKVDEKNKKPGPTMPEQTVRVVINYRKTQKTVMRVSPFIPLQDLLPSICDKCEFEPQSTVLLQDYQSQKPLDITKSLNDLGLRELYAMDHSKATSPTEIRPSPLQESFQNIEIKQNDDKGFFNFFRRSTKKKRDQTSSAPATPMLNNKPRPQNVVRANTVTKTYDTNTLPSDGPKKRRAPLPPMYPPQNSSSDIHRGQIRTKSCVVKSVSVEESEKAFTGIDRSRTGSFQHSVTSSFNSSLRRTKRKAPLPPSPPPQAPLEISEDHSNVTEVSEERIHVKASDDYNVQETSPTEPELREIEEKAASSVSVHKEADSISKENVNGSTKEEMSLSSTEEHPDSRSAEVDKSAASDTHNSSLLSDVEEISKITQDDITANGTSSLFIKDEAATENTTLEYEKIGESENRTSTPTSELESHHVFENKVVVVVAEEASQTLPFVKSTETTAAVTEDSGYINLTETTVDTELKQSIIEKGKMQDSAVQTVNFDSDVETTMDKEITHSQGNTFTDRVQHELNGHGSNVAQLSEQQYKHELVNNVRESVETQTVNVQENMVESSQSKTFHFYRQHSDTKPKPSNEVTRDYLPKVGMTTYKIIPQRSFDVERYVDEEEPSHAVPNSNMAFHYNLSHEKSEPPPVVKNGDLSSRGSNVNTLSMVSKTTADQRKEHFALSRSLSSAPVLTSDKTSPPEVKPKPKPTSPVKGPSSFYLQMQRRASSMYVTSAIAKAKTSVNPSNSTVKIKDLGNEASQITVRTLPTRVNVLNFPSKLEDKLPEDKPPLPGTYTDIKNGSLQTISETQSELINHVTVSQVSTEKDSIQRELSDELFYQPRVVESWQEKRPDVSILEQKLLETRNVVREVTFAEKPSLIVENEWRPEIVSSTSSTKTVQSSISPTSQNPPLTLPKLSNFVTPRPFLSSHSSSVTSMVKRSQSFTSGTSPTKSPSSMDAPIGWSSVTSPSETKKDSLVFSAIPQEEIEDETLTNPQLKYRVHSPPPIPEKKPSVSFQSSDPEQLRQDIMAAIRSGQAAANLKRITIRSNTISINGKSRLSHPVFSETLPED